Below is a window of Cytophagaceae bacterium DNA.
GGTAATTGACGAAATCATAAAATTCAAACTCCACAATCCATATATTGATGGACTGATTTTTCAGGTTACCGATAATGTAGGCCGGCAATTGGTTGAGCATCATTCCAGACGTGACGGGGAATCAAATTATTCTTTGAGAAAACTTATCTCTCTTTTTCTTACTATTATTTTTGGCTATTCATTGTTGCCACTGAGACTTACATTTCTTGCCGGCTTTTTCTCAATTCTTTTTTCCCTTTTTTACATGCTTTTATATGCACTTTCTGTTATTCCGGAATGGGGCTCCCCTATCGTAATATTCATGTGTGGAGTAATTTTGTGTGCATTGGCTTTGATTGGTGAATATCTGGGCAATACTTACCTCCTCAATAGTGGCAAACCACAATACATTGTTAAATCGGTTGAAAAGAAAAAAGTAGATTAAGCGTTTTTTACTTCATTTACAGTTTTTCGGATTCTCTTTATAGCCTCAACTAAATTAACTTTTTGTGTGGCAAAGTTTAACCTGAAAAAGCCTTTCCCTCCAAAAACCGTTGCATCTTGTACACCCACACCATTTTTTTCGAGTAGTTCTACAAAATTGTCTGTACCAACATTTTCGTAATTAATCCAGGCCAGGTAAGTTCCTTCCAAAGGTTCCATACTTAAGCCATCTATTTTGTTTATTTCTTCTAAAATAAATTCATGATTCTTCTGCAAATAGTCGATCAATTGCGAATGCCAATCTTCAGCCTCAGAATATGCGGCAAGTGCTGCTAGATTTGCAAAATCAGTAGGCATTGGAGCAATGCCGTATCTGAATGCCGAAAATTTCTTTCTTAAATCATCATTAGGAATCACCGCAACAGTACAACCCAAACCGGCAATATTGAAAGTTTTACTTGGCGACAGCAGGGTAATACTTTGATTTTCAATATCTTTATTTAATGATGCAACACTAATATGTTTTTGGTTTGAATCCATCAAAAGATCGCAATGAATTTCATCAGAACATAGTATCAGATTATGTTTTATGCAAAAATCAGAAAGTTGATTAAGTTCTTCTGTCGAAAAA
It encodes the following:
- a CDS encoding putative C-S lyase gives rise to the protein MDLIDFDKKIDRTNTNSYKWDKYPEGVLPLWVADMDFEVAAPIKKALAGIVDFGVIGYARIPEQLEEVFVKRMAEKHNWIIEKEWLVWLPGMIPGLLTAAGCISDHQASIMTSTPVYRPFLDAASGKNRTLVDVPFTRKNDKWVMDFDLMEKKCGPEVKMYMLCNPHNPNGRVFSTEELNQLSDFCIKHNLILCSDEIHCDLLMDSNQKHISVASLNKDIENQSITLLSPSKTFNIAGLGCTVAVIPNDDLRKKFSAFRYGIAPMPTDFANLAALAAYSEAEDWHSQLIDYLQKNHEFILEEINKIDGLSMEPLEGTYLAWINYENVGTDNFVELLEKNGVGVQDATVFGGKGFFRLNFATQKVNLVEAIKRIRKTVNEVKNA